GGGAGCGCAGGGGGTCTGCGCGGCATCCCCAGGGACCGCGCGCCGGGCGGCCGCCGCGCCACGTTGCTCCTGGAGGATCGCATCTACTTCGGGTGGCCGTTTCGAGACGTGCTGGACATGGGCGCCACCGTGTTCGGAGAAGCGGGACGAATGTGGGCCGGCGACGCGCCGTTCGGACGCGACACGGATTGGAACTACACGCTGGGCCTGGGTCTGCGCGCCGCGTTCCCGGCGGGCAGCCGGACCACCGTCAGGATCGACTACGCGCGCCCCTTCGGGTCGGAAGCCAGCGGCGGCAGGTTGCTGATCGAGGTGCGTGAACCCCTAGGCCTGGCGGTGCCCTTCGGCACCCCCCAGATCGCCCGCTCCCGGCGCAACGGTCTGGGCGGAGCGCTGTTCAGCTTCCGGAACTGACGCTTGCGATACAGCCACGAGGTTCGACGGGTCCTGGTTCTGACCCTTTTCGCCAACCTGGCGGTCGTGGCCGCCAAGCTGACCGTGGGGGCGCTGGCCGATTCGCTCGCGGTGCTGGCCGAGGGCGGGCACTCGGGCCTGGACGCGCTCAACAACGTTCTGGCGCTCGTGCTGGCGCGGGTCGCGGGCCGCGCCCCCGACGAGGATCACCCCTACGGACACGGCAAGTTCGAGACGCTGGGGGCGCTCGGCATCGTCGCCTTCCTGTCGGTGACCGTGTTTCAGCTCGTGCTCGGGGCTGTGCGCCGCCTGGTCGCCGGCAGCGCGGGGCCCGAGGTCGGCTGGCTGCTCGTGGGCGTCGTCGCCGCGTCCGCGGTGGTTAGCCTGCTGGTGTCCCGCTACGAAGCCCGGCGCGGCCGCGAGCTGGGTAGCGACCTGCTGATCGCCGACGCGCTGCATACGCGCACCGACGTGTGGGGGTCGCTGGCGGTCCTCGTGGGGCTCGGGTTCGCCGCCCTCGGTTACCCCGCGGCGGACGCGATCGTGGCGCTGCTGGTCGCGGGCATCATCGCCTTCGCGGGCGTCAACGTGCTCCGCTCCACGGTGCCGGTGCTGGTCGATGAGCGCGCGGCGGACGCCGAGGAGCTGCGCGCGTTGGCTCTTGGCGCCGAGGGCGTTCTCGCCGCCTACGAAGTGCGTTCGCGGGGCCGCCCCGGCAACGCCTTCGCCGAGCTGACGATAGCGGTCGATCCGGCGCTCAACGTGGCGCAGGCGCACAAGATCGCCGACCACGTGGAGCTGCGCGTGGCGCGAGCGATGGGCGCGCGCGAGGTGGTCGTGCACGTGGAGCCCGGCGGAACGCACCTCGCCGGCCGGTATCGGTCCGCGCGCGCCGGCGGCGTGCTCACTCCGGGCACCCGGGACCGATGAGCGAACCGGCGCCACCGTCCGGACCCCCGTCGACGCAGCTGGGGTGGTTCGCCGAGGCCATGGATCAGCCCGATGTGGACCCGGCGCACCTCGACGACTGTCTGGATCAGCTCGCCCGCCTGAGCGTCCTGTCGGGCGCTCGGCGCCTGATCTGGGATCGCGCCCGCAGCTTGCTGCCGGCCGACGGGCCCGTGACCCTGGTCGACGTCGGCGCGGGGGGCGGCGACATCCTCCGGCACCTGAGTCGCGGACTCGGCGACCGCCTGCGCCTGGGCGTGGGCCTGGACTTCCACGAGAGGACGGCCATGGCCGGCGCTCGGCGCTCTACCGGCCACGGGCGTCTCCGCTTCGCCAGGGCCGACGCCAGGGCGCTCCCATTGGCTCCACGATCGGCGGACCTCGTGATGATGCACATGGCGCTCCACCACATCGAGCCGCGAGACCGCGCGGCGGTGCTCGCCGAGCTGGGCCGGGTATCGCGCGGAGCGGTCCTGGTAACGGACCTCGCCCGCAACGC
The Gemmatimonadota bacterium genome window above contains:
- a CDS encoding cation diffusion facilitator family transporter, giving the protein MRYSHEVRRVLVLTLFANLAVVAAKLTVGALADSLAVLAEGGHSGLDALNNVLALVLARVAGRAPDEDHPYGHGKFETLGALGIVAFLSVTVFQLVLGAVRRLVAGSAGPEVGWLLVGVVAASAVVSLLVSRYEARRGRELGSDLLIADALHTRTDVWGSLAVLVGLGFAALGYPAADAIVALLVAGIIAFAGVNVLRSTVPVLVDERAADAEELRALALGAEGVLAAYEVRSRGRPGNAFAELTIAVDPALNVAQAHKIADHVELRVARAMGAREVVVHVEPGGTHLAGRYRSARAGGVLTPGTRDR
- a CDS encoding methyltransferase domain-containing protein is translated as MDQPDVDPAHLDDCLDQLARLSVLSGARRLIWDRARSLLPADGPVTLVDVGAGGGDILRHLSRGLGDRLRLGVGLDFHERTAMAGARRSTGHGRLRFARADARALPLAPRSADLVMMHMALHHIEPRDRAAVLAELGRVSRGAVLVTDLARNALNRVGARILTATVWRRNPLMRVDAPVSVDRSLTSSEFASLAAEAGLGVVRITSLYGHRLALSAHAPARAEVGGGATPA